A genomic window from Macaca mulatta isolate MMU2019108-1 chromosome 19, T2T-MMU8v2.0, whole genome shotgun sequence includes:
- the STAP2 gene encoding signal-transducing adaptor protein 2 isoform X3, with protein MASAVRPPRVPKPKGVLPSHYYESFLEKKGSCDRDYKKFWAGLQGLTIYFYNSNRDFQHVEKLNLGAFEKLTDEIPWGSSRDPGTHFSLILRNQEIKFKVETLECREMWKGFILTVVELRVPSNLTLLPGHLYMMAEVLAKEEARRALETPSCFLKVSRLEAQLLLERYPECGNLLLRPSGDGADGVSVTTRQMHNGTHVVRHYKVKREGPKYVIDVEEPFSCTSLDAVVNYFVSHTKKALVPFLLDEDYEKVLGYVEADKENGESVWVAPSALGPGPAPCTGGPKPLPPASVPVSSQDKLPLLPPLPPLPNQEENYVTPIGDAPVVDYENQDVASSSRPVIVKPKKLPKPPAKLPKPSIGPKPVEKGFHHVVQAGIELLTSRDPPTSASQSAGITSVSHRTWPHLSSLPEPRVFNGGLARKLPASSAQPLFPAAGLADMTAELQKKLEKRRALEH; from the exons ATGGCCTCTGCCGTGAGGCCACCCCGGGTCCCCAAGCCTAAGGGTGTCCTGCCTTCACACTACTATGAGAGCTTTCTAGAGAAGAAGGGGTCCTGTGACCGG GATTACAAGAAGTTCTGGGCAGGCCTCCAGGGTCTCACCATTTATTTCTACAATAGCAATCGGGACTTCCAG CACGTGGAGAAGCTCAACCTGGGAGCATTTGAGAAACTCACTGATGAGATTCCCTGGGGAAGCTCACGTGACCCTGGCACCCACTTCAGCCTGATTCTCCGGAATCAGGAGATCAAGTTCAAGGTAG AGACCTTGGAGTGTCGGGAAATGTGGAAAGGCTTCATCTTAACGGTGGTGGAG CTCCGTGTCCCGTCCAACCTGACCCTGCTTCCTGGGCACCTATACATGATGGCTGAAGTCTTGGCCAAAGAGGAGGCGCGCCGTGCACTGGAGACACCCTC GTGCTTCCTGAAGGTGAGCCGGCTGGAGGCACAACTGCTCCTGGAGCGCTACCCCGAGTGCGGGAACCTGCTGCTGCGGCCCAGCGGGGACGGTGCTGACGGCGTGTCGGTCACCACGCGGCAGATGCACAATGG GACGCACGTGGTCCGGCATTACAAGGTGAAGCGGGAGGGCCCCAAGTACGTGATCGACGTGGAAGAGCCG TTCTCTTGCACCTCCCTGGACGCCGTGGTCAACTATTTCGTGTCGCACACCAAAAAGGCGCTGGTGCCATTCCTGTTGGACGAGGACTACGAGAAGGTGCTAG GCTACGTGGAAGCCGATAAGGAGAATGGCGAGAGTGTGTGGGTGGCGCCCTCCGCCCTGGGCCCAG GTCCTGCACCCTGCACAGGTGGCCCCAAGCCGCTGCCACCTGCATCTGTGCCTGTGTCCAGCCAGGACAAGCTGCCCCTGTTACCCCCACTGCCCCCACTACCGAACCAGGAAGAGAACTACGTGACCCCCATTGGAGATGCCCCAGTTGTTGACTATGAGAACCAAGATG TGGCTTCCTCTAGTCGGCCGGTCATTGTGAAGCCAAAGAAGTTGCCAAAGCCTCCTGCAAAGCTTCCAAAGCCTTCCATTGGACCCAAGCCAG tagagaaggggtttcaccatgtggtccaggctggtattgaactcctgacctcaagggatccacccacctcagcctcccaaagtgctgggattaccagcgtaagccaccgcacctggcctcatctGTCTTCTCTTCCAGAGCCCAGAGTCTTTAATGGTGGCTTGGCCAGGAAGCTGCCAGCCAGCTCAGCCCAGCCTCTCTTCCCCGCAGCTG GGCTGGCGGACATGACGGCAGAGCTACAGAAGAAGCTGGAGAAGAGGCGGGCACTGGAGCACTGA
- the STAP2 gene encoding signal-transducing adaptor protein 2 isoform X14 encodes MASAVRPPRVPKPKGVLPSHYYESFLEKKGSCDRDYKKFWAGLQGLTIYFYNSNRDFQHVEKLNLGAFEKLTDEIPWGSSRDPGTHFSLILRNQEIKFKVETLECREMWKGFILTVVERRGFTVSARSPDLVIHPPQPPKVLGLQLRVPSNLTLLPGHLYMMAEVLAKEEARRALETPSCFLKVSRLEAQLLLERYPECGNLLLRPSGDGADGVSVTTRQMHNGTHVVRHYKVKREGPKYVIDVEEPFSCTSLDAVVNYFVSHTKKALVPFLLDEDYEKVLVASSSRPVIVKPKKLPKPPAKLPKPSIGPKPEPRVFNGGLARKLPASSAQPLFPAAGLADMTAELQKKLEKRRALEH; translated from the exons ATGGCCTCTGCCGTGAGGCCACCCCGGGTCCCCAAGCCTAAGGGTGTCCTGCCTTCACACTACTATGAGAGCTTTCTAGAGAAGAAGGGGTCCTGTGACCGG GATTACAAGAAGTTCTGGGCAGGCCTCCAGGGTCTCACCATTTATTTCTACAATAGCAATCGGGACTTCCAG CACGTGGAGAAGCTCAACCTGGGAGCATTTGAGAAACTCACTGATGAGATTCCCTGGGGAAGCTCACGTGACCCTGGCACCCACTTCAGCCTGATTCTCCGGAATCAGGAGATCAAGTTCAAGGTAG AGACCTTGGAGTGTCGGGAAATGTGGAAAGGCTTCATCTTAACGGTGGTGGAG agacggggtttcactgtgtcagctcgatctcctgacctcgtgatccacccacctcagcctcccaaagtgctgggattacag CTCCGTGTCCCGTCCAACCTGACCCTGCTTCCTGGGCACCTATACATGATGGCTGAAGTCTTGGCCAAAGAGGAGGCGCGCCGTGCACTGGAGACACCCTC GTGCTTCCTGAAGGTGAGCCGGCTGGAGGCACAACTGCTCCTGGAGCGCTACCCCGAGTGCGGGAACCTGCTGCTGCGGCCCAGCGGGGACGGTGCTGACGGCGTGTCGGTCACCACGCGGCAGATGCACAATGG GACGCACGTGGTCCGGCATTACAAGGTGAAGCGGGAGGGCCCCAAGTACGTGATCGACGTGGAAGAGCCG TTCTCTTGCACCTCCCTGGACGCCGTGGTCAACTATTTCGTGTCGCACACCAAAAAGGCGCTGGTGCCATTCCTGTTGGACGAGGACTACGAGAAGGTGCTAG TGGCTTCCTCTAGTCGGCCGGTCATTGTGAAGCCAAAGAAGTTGCCAAAGCCTCCTGCAAAGCTTCCAAAGCCTTCCATTGGACCCAAGCCAG AGCCCAGAGTCTTTAATGGTGGCTTGGCCAGGAAGCTGCCAGCCAGCTCAGCCCAGCCTCTCTTCCCCGCAGCTG GGCTGGCGGACATGACGGCAGAGCTACAGAAGAAGCTGGAGAAGAGGCGGGCACTGGAGCACTGA
- the STAP2 gene encoding signal-transducing adaptor protein 2 isoform X10: MASAVRPPRVPKPKGVLPSHYYESFLEKKGSCDRDYKKFWAGLQGLTIYFYNSNRDFQHVEKLNLGAFEKLTDEIPWGSSRDPGTHFSLILRNQEIKFKVETLECREMWKGFILTVVERRGFTVSARSPDLVIHPPQPPKVLGLQLRVPSNLTLLPGHLYMMAEVLAKEEARRALETPSCFLKVSRLEAQLLLERYPECGNLLLRPSGDGADGVSVTTRQMHNGTHVVRHYKVKREGPKYVIDVEEPFSCTSLDAVVNYFVSHTKKALVPFLLDEDYEKVLVASSSRPVIVKPKKLPKPPAKLPKPSIGPKPVEKGFHHVVQAGIELLTSRDPPTSASQSAGITSVSHRTWPHLSSLPEPRVFNGGLARKLPASSAQPLFPAAGLADMTAELQKKLEKRRALEH; encoded by the exons ATGGCCTCTGCCGTGAGGCCACCCCGGGTCCCCAAGCCTAAGGGTGTCCTGCCTTCACACTACTATGAGAGCTTTCTAGAGAAGAAGGGGTCCTGTGACCGG GATTACAAGAAGTTCTGGGCAGGCCTCCAGGGTCTCACCATTTATTTCTACAATAGCAATCGGGACTTCCAG CACGTGGAGAAGCTCAACCTGGGAGCATTTGAGAAACTCACTGATGAGATTCCCTGGGGAAGCTCACGTGACCCTGGCACCCACTTCAGCCTGATTCTCCGGAATCAGGAGATCAAGTTCAAGGTAG AGACCTTGGAGTGTCGGGAAATGTGGAAAGGCTTCATCTTAACGGTGGTGGAG agacggggtttcactgtgtcagctcgatctcctgacctcgtgatccacccacctcagcctcccaaagtgctgggattacag CTCCGTGTCCCGTCCAACCTGACCCTGCTTCCTGGGCACCTATACATGATGGCTGAAGTCTTGGCCAAAGAGGAGGCGCGCCGTGCACTGGAGACACCCTC GTGCTTCCTGAAGGTGAGCCGGCTGGAGGCACAACTGCTCCTGGAGCGCTACCCCGAGTGCGGGAACCTGCTGCTGCGGCCCAGCGGGGACGGTGCTGACGGCGTGTCGGTCACCACGCGGCAGATGCACAATGG GACGCACGTGGTCCGGCATTACAAGGTGAAGCGGGAGGGCCCCAAGTACGTGATCGACGTGGAAGAGCCG TTCTCTTGCACCTCCCTGGACGCCGTGGTCAACTATTTCGTGTCGCACACCAAAAAGGCGCTGGTGCCATTCCTGTTGGACGAGGACTACGAGAAGGTGCTAG TGGCTTCCTCTAGTCGGCCGGTCATTGTGAAGCCAAAGAAGTTGCCAAAGCCTCCTGCAAAGCTTCCAAAGCCTTCCATTGGACCCAAGCCAG tagagaaggggtttcaccatgtggtccaggctggtattgaactcctgacctcaagggatccacccacctcagcctcccaaagtgctgggattaccagcgtaagccaccgcacctggcctcatctGTCTTCTCTTCCAGAGCCCAGAGTCTTTAATGGTGGCTTGGCCAGGAAGCTGCCAGCCAGCTCAGCCCAGCCTCTCTTCCCCGCAGCTG GGCTGGCGGACATGACGGCAGAGCTACAGAAGAAGCTGGAGAAGAGGCGGGCACTGGAGCACTGA
- the STAP2 gene encoding signal-transducing adaptor protein 2 isoform X12 gives MASAVRPPRVPKPKGVLPSHYYESFLEKKGSCDRDYKKFWAGLQGLTIYFYNSNRDFQHVEKLNLGAFEKLTDEIPWGSSRDPGTHFSLILRNQEIKFKVETLECREMWKGFILTVVELRVPSNLTLLPGHLYMMAEVLAKEEARRALETPSCFLKVSRLEAQLLLERYPECGNLLLRPSGDGADGVSVTTRQMHNGTHVVRHYKVKREGPKYVIDVEEPFSCTSLDAVVNYFVSHTKKALVPFLLDEDYEKVLGPAPCTGGPKPLPPASVPVSSQDKLPLLPPLPPLPNQEENYVTPIGDAPVVDYENQDVASSSRPVIVKPKKLPKPPAKLPKPSIGPKPEPRVFNGGLARKLPASSAQPLFPAAGLADMTAELQKKLEKRRALEH, from the exons ATGGCCTCTGCCGTGAGGCCACCCCGGGTCCCCAAGCCTAAGGGTGTCCTGCCTTCACACTACTATGAGAGCTTTCTAGAGAAGAAGGGGTCCTGTGACCGG GATTACAAGAAGTTCTGGGCAGGCCTCCAGGGTCTCACCATTTATTTCTACAATAGCAATCGGGACTTCCAG CACGTGGAGAAGCTCAACCTGGGAGCATTTGAGAAACTCACTGATGAGATTCCCTGGGGAAGCTCACGTGACCCTGGCACCCACTTCAGCCTGATTCTCCGGAATCAGGAGATCAAGTTCAAG GTAGAGACCTTGGAGTGTCGGGAAATGTGGAAAGGCTTCATCTTAACGGTGGTGGAG CTCCGTGTCCCGTCCAACCTGACCCTGCTTCCTGGGCACCTATACATGATGGCTGAAGTCTTGGCCAAAGAGGAGGCGCGCCGTGCACTGGAGACACCCTC GTGCTTCCTGAAGGTGAGCCGGCTGGAGGCACAACTGCTCCTGGAGCGCTACCCCGAGTGCGGGAACCTGCTGCTGCGGCCCAGCGGGGACGGTGCTGACGGCGTGTCGGTCACCACGCGGCAGATGCACAATGG GACGCACGTGGTCCGGCATTACAAGGTGAAGCGGGAGGGCCCCAAGTACGTGATCGACGTGGAAGAGCCG TTCTCTTGCACCTCCCTGGACGCCGTGGTCAACTATTTCGTGTCGCACACCAAAAAGGCGCTGGTGCCATTCCTGTTGGACGAGGACTACGAGAAGGTGCTAG GTCCTGCACCCTGCACAGGTGGCCCCAAGCCGCTGCCACCTGCATCTGTGCCTGTGTCCAGCCAGGACAAGCTGCCCCTGTTACCCCCACTGCCCCCACTACCGAACCAGGAAGAGAACTACGTGACCCCCATTGGAGATGCCCCAGTTGTTGACTATGAGAACCAAGATG TGGCTTCCTCTAGTCGGCCGGTCATTGTGAAGCCAAAGAAGTTGCCAAAGCCTCCTGCAAAGCTTCCAAAGCCTTCCATTGGACCCAAGCCAG AGCCCAGAGTCTTTAATGGTGGCTTGGCCAGGAAGCTGCCAGCCAGCTCAGCCCAGCCTCTCTTCCCCGCAGCTG GGCTGGCGGACATGACGGCAGAGCTACAGAAGAAGCTGGAGAAGAGGCGGGCACTGGAGCACTGA
- the STAP2 gene encoding signal-transducing adaptor protein 2 isoform X2, whose amino-acid sequence MASAVRPPRVPKPKGVLPSHYYESFLEKKGSCDRDYKKFWAGLQGLTIYFYNSNRDFQHVEKLNLGAFEKLTDEIPWGSSRDPGTHFSLILRNQEIKFKVETLECREMWKGFILTVVERRGFTVSARSPDLVIHPPQPPKVLGLQLRVPSNLTLLPGHLYMMAEVLAKEEARRALETPSCFLKVSRLEAQLLLERYPECGNLLLRPSGDGADGVSVTTRQMHNGTHVVRHYKVKREGPKYVIDVEEPFSCTSLDAVVNYFVSHTKKALVPFLLDEDYEKVLGPAPCTGGPKPLPPASVPVSSQDKLPLLPPLPPLPNQEENYVTPIGDAPVVDYENQDVASSSRPVIVKPKKLPKPPAKLPKPSIGPKPVEKGFHHVVQAGIELLTSRDPPTSASQSAGITSVSHRTWPHLSSLPEPRVFNGGLARKLPASSAQPLFPAAGLADMTAELQKKLEKRRALEH is encoded by the exons ATGGCCTCTGCCGTGAGGCCACCCCGGGTCCCCAAGCCTAAGGGTGTCCTGCCTTCACACTACTATGAGAGCTTTCTAGAGAAGAAGGGGTCCTGTGACCGG GATTACAAGAAGTTCTGGGCAGGCCTCCAGGGTCTCACCATTTATTTCTACAATAGCAATCGGGACTTCCAG CACGTGGAGAAGCTCAACCTGGGAGCATTTGAGAAACTCACTGATGAGATTCCCTGGGGAAGCTCACGTGACCCTGGCACCCACTTCAGCCTGATTCTCCGGAATCAGGAGATCAAGTTCAAGGTAG AGACCTTGGAGTGTCGGGAAATGTGGAAAGGCTTCATCTTAACGGTGGTGGAG agacggggtttcactgtgtcagctcgatctcctgacctcgtgatccacccacctcagcctcccaaagtgctgggattacag CTCCGTGTCCCGTCCAACCTGACCCTGCTTCCTGGGCACCTATACATGATGGCTGAAGTCTTGGCCAAAGAGGAGGCGCGCCGTGCACTGGAGACACCCTC GTGCTTCCTGAAGGTGAGCCGGCTGGAGGCACAACTGCTCCTGGAGCGCTACCCCGAGTGCGGGAACCTGCTGCTGCGGCCCAGCGGGGACGGTGCTGACGGCGTGTCGGTCACCACGCGGCAGATGCACAATGG GACGCACGTGGTCCGGCATTACAAGGTGAAGCGGGAGGGCCCCAAGTACGTGATCGACGTGGAAGAGCCG TTCTCTTGCACCTCCCTGGACGCCGTGGTCAACTATTTCGTGTCGCACACCAAAAAGGCGCTGGTGCCATTCCTGTTGGACGAGGACTACGAGAAGGTGCTAG GTCCTGCACCCTGCACAGGTGGCCCCAAGCCGCTGCCACCTGCATCTGTGCCTGTGTCCAGCCAGGACAAGCTGCCCCTGTTACCCCCACTGCCCCCACTACCGAACCAGGAAGAGAACTACGTGACCCCCATTGGAGATGCCCCAGTTGTTGACTATGAGAACCAAGATG TGGCTTCCTCTAGTCGGCCGGTCATTGTGAAGCCAAAGAAGTTGCCAAAGCCTCCTGCAAAGCTTCCAAAGCCTTCCATTGGACCCAAGCCAG tagagaaggggtttcaccatgtggtccaggctggtattgaactcctgacctcaagggatccacccacctcagcctcccaaagtgctgggattaccagcgtaagccaccgcacctggcctcatctGTCTTCTCTTCCAGAGCCCAGAGTCTTTAATGGTGGCTTGGCCAGGAAGCTGCCAGCCAGCTCAGCCCAGCCTCTCTTCCCCGCAGCTG GGCTGGCGGACATGACGGCAGAGCTACAGAAGAAGCTGGAGAAGAGGCGGGCACTGGAGCACTGA
- the STAP2 gene encoding signal-transducing adaptor protein 2 isoform X5 has product MASAVRPPRVPKPKGVLPSHYYESFLEKKGSCDRDYKKFWAGLQGLTIYFYNSNRDFQHVEKLNLGAFEKLTDEIPWGSSRDPGTHFSLILRNQEIKFKVETLECREMWKGFILTVVERRGFTVSARSPDLVIHPPQPPKVLGLQLRVPSNLTLLPGHLYMMAEVLAKEEARRALETPSCFLKVSRLEAQLLLERYPECGNLLLRPSGDGADGVSVTTRQMHNGTHVVRHYKVKREGPKYVIDVEEPFSCTSLDAVVNYFVSHTKKALVPFLLDEDYEKVLGYVEADKENGESVWVAPSALGPGPAPCTGGPKPLPPASVPVSSQDKLPLLPPLPPLPNQEENYVTPIGDAPVVDYENQDVASSSRPVIVKPKKLPKPPAKLPKPSIGPKPEPRVFNGGLARKLPASSAQPLFPAAGLADMTAELQKKLEKRRALEH; this is encoded by the exons ATGGCCTCTGCCGTGAGGCCACCCCGGGTCCCCAAGCCTAAGGGTGTCCTGCCTTCACACTACTATGAGAGCTTTCTAGAGAAGAAGGGGTCCTGTGACCGG GATTACAAGAAGTTCTGGGCAGGCCTCCAGGGTCTCACCATTTATTTCTACAATAGCAATCGGGACTTCCAG CACGTGGAGAAGCTCAACCTGGGAGCATTTGAGAAACTCACTGATGAGATTCCCTGGGGAAGCTCACGTGACCCTGGCACCCACTTCAGCCTGATTCTCCGGAATCAGGAGATCAAGTTCAAGGTAG AGACCTTGGAGTGTCGGGAAATGTGGAAAGGCTTCATCTTAACGGTGGTGGAG agacggggtttcactgtgtcagctcgatctcctgacctcgtgatccacccacctcagcctcccaaagtgctgggattacag CTCCGTGTCCCGTCCAACCTGACCCTGCTTCCTGGGCACCTATACATGATGGCTGAAGTCTTGGCCAAAGAGGAGGCGCGCCGTGCACTGGAGACACCCTC GTGCTTCCTGAAGGTGAGCCGGCTGGAGGCACAACTGCTCCTGGAGCGCTACCCCGAGTGCGGGAACCTGCTGCTGCGGCCCAGCGGGGACGGTGCTGACGGCGTGTCGGTCACCACGCGGCAGATGCACAATGG GACGCACGTGGTCCGGCATTACAAGGTGAAGCGGGAGGGCCCCAAGTACGTGATCGACGTGGAAGAGCCG TTCTCTTGCACCTCCCTGGACGCCGTGGTCAACTATTTCGTGTCGCACACCAAAAAGGCGCTGGTGCCATTCCTGTTGGACGAGGACTACGAGAAGGTGCTAG GCTACGTGGAAGCCGATAAGGAGAATGGCGAGAGTGTGTGGGTGGCGCCCTCCGCCCTGGGCCCAG GTCCTGCACCCTGCACAGGTGGCCCCAAGCCGCTGCCACCTGCATCTGTGCCTGTGTCCAGCCAGGACAAGCTGCCCCTGTTACCCCCACTGCCCCCACTACCGAACCAGGAAGAGAACTACGTGACCCCCATTGGAGATGCCCCAGTTGTTGACTATGAGAACCAAGATG TGGCTTCCTCTAGTCGGCCGGTCATTGTGAAGCCAAAGAAGTTGCCAAAGCCTCCTGCAAAGCTTCCAAAGCCTTCCATTGGACCCAAGCCAG AGCCCAGAGTCTTTAATGGTGGCTTGGCCAGGAAGCTGCCAGCCAGCTCAGCCCAGCCTCTCTTCCCCGCAGCTG GGCTGGCGGACATGACGGCAGAGCTACAGAAGAAGCTGGAGAAGAGGCGGGCACTGGAGCACTGA
- the STAP2 gene encoding signal-transducing adaptor protein 2 isoform X6 has translation MASAVRPPRVPKPKGVLPSHYYESFLEKKGSCDRDYKKFWAGLQGLTIYFYNSNRDFQHVEKLNLGAFEKLTDEIPWGSSRDPGTHFSLILRNQEIKFKVETLECREMWKGFILTVVERRGFTVSARSPDLVIHPPQPPKVLGLQLRVPSNLTLLPGHLYMMAEVLAKEEARRALETPSCFLKVSRLEAQLLLERYPECGNLLLRPSGDGADGVSVTTRQMHNGTHVVRHYKVKREGPKYVIDVEEPFSCTSLDAVVNYFVSHTKKALVPFLLDEDYEKVLGYVEADKENGESVWVAPSALGPVASSSRPVIVKPKKLPKPPAKLPKPSIGPKPVEKGFHHVVQAGIELLTSRDPPTSASQSAGITSVSHRTWPHLSSLPEPRVFNGGLARKLPASSAQPLFPAAGLADMTAELQKKLEKRRALEH, from the exons ATGGCCTCTGCCGTGAGGCCACCCCGGGTCCCCAAGCCTAAGGGTGTCCTGCCTTCACACTACTATGAGAGCTTTCTAGAGAAGAAGGGGTCCTGTGACCGG GATTACAAGAAGTTCTGGGCAGGCCTCCAGGGTCTCACCATTTATTTCTACAATAGCAATCGGGACTTCCAG CACGTGGAGAAGCTCAACCTGGGAGCATTTGAGAAACTCACTGATGAGATTCCCTGGGGAAGCTCACGTGACCCTGGCACCCACTTCAGCCTGATTCTCCGGAATCAGGAGATCAAGTTCAAGGTAG AGACCTTGGAGTGTCGGGAAATGTGGAAAGGCTTCATCTTAACGGTGGTGGAG agacggggtttcactgtgtcagctcgatctcctgacctcgtgatccacccacctcagcctcccaaagtgctgggattacag CTCCGTGTCCCGTCCAACCTGACCCTGCTTCCTGGGCACCTATACATGATGGCTGAAGTCTTGGCCAAAGAGGAGGCGCGCCGTGCACTGGAGACACCCTC GTGCTTCCTGAAGGTGAGCCGGCTGGAGGCACAACTGCTCCTGGAGCGCTACCCCGAGTGCGGGAACCTGCTGCTGCGGCCCAGCGGGGACGGTGCTGACGGCGTGTCGGTCACCACGCGGCAGATGCACAATGG GACGCACGTGGTCCGGCATTACAAGGTGAAGCGGGAGGGCCCCAAGTACGTGATCGACGTGGAAGAGCCG TTCTCTTGCACCTCCCTGGACGCCGTGGTCAACTATTTCGTGTCGCACACCAAAAAGGCGCTGGTGCCATTCCTGTTGGACGAGGACTACGAGAAGGTGCTAG GCTACGTGGAAGCCGATAAGGAGAATGGCGAGAGTGTGTGGGTGGCGCCCTCCGCCCTGGGCCCAG TGGCTTCCTCTAGTCGGCCGGTCATTGTGAAGCCAAAGAAGTTGCCAAAGCCTCCTGCAAAGCTTCCAAAGCCTTCCATTGGACCCAAGCCAG tagagaaggggtttcaccatgtggtccaggctggtattgaactcctgacctcaagggatccacccacctcagcctcccaaagtgctgggattaccagcgtaagccaccgcacctggcctcatctGTCTTCTCTTCCAGAGCCCAGAGTCTTTAATGGTGGCTTGGCCAGGAAGCTGCCAGCCAGCTCAGCCCAGCCTCTCTTCCCCGCAGCTG GGCTGGCGGACATGACGGCAGAGCTACAGAAGAAGCTGGAGAAGAGGCGGGCACTGGAGCACTGA